The genomic segment GTTGTATTTCTCCACGATCAATCGCAACCCAAAGGCCTTTGCCTTTGCGATTGTCGGCGCCGAGCATATCTTGAAACTATTACCCGCAGGCACTCACGAGTACGCTAAATTCATTAAGCCATCAGAACTTGCAGGCTGGTTGCGTGAGGCCGGGCTGGTACTGGAGGGCATGACCGGGCTGACCTACAACCCCCTGACCAGTCGCTACCGACTCAATGACAGGGATGTGAGTGTGAATTACATGGTCCGTGCGAGCAAACCCGATCAATGAATCATGACAACAAGCGTTTCACAGGCACACTGAAGGCAGTCCTGTTCGATCTCGATGGCACGCTGGTTGATACCGCCGATGAATTCGTACCCGTTGTACAAACCCTGCGCGCAGAACATGGCCAGGGGCCCATGGAGCCCGGTCGAATTCGCTCCTCGGTATCCAACGGTGCTCGGGCATTGGTCAGTCTCGGGCTAGGCATCACTGAAGACACGCCCGGTTTCGAGGAAAAGCGCCTGCGATTACTCGAGCTTTACAGCGAGGTAGTAGGCACTCTTGCCTCACCCTACCCCGGCATAGACGCCTTACTACACGCACTGCAAGCCCGCGGCATAGGCTGGGGAATATCCACTAACAAGCCGCGCCCCTACACCGAGCCTCTACTTGAGAAACTGAATATTCAACCTGCACCCGGGAGTGTTGTCTGCCCGGAGGACGTTACGCACCGTAAACCCCATCCGGAATCACTGTACAAAAATTGCAAAGACCTGCAATGCGCACCGCACGAGGCGATATATATCGGCGATCACCGTCGTGATATCGAGGCAGGCAAGCGTGCCGGCATGTTTACTATTGCCGCCGCTTACGGATACATAGAACCCGGCGATAATGCCGCAGACTGGGGCGCCGATGCGCAGGCAAACAGCAGCGCCGCGCTGGCTGAAATGATTCTTGGAAAACAATAACAGGACGTACCATGGACGTTTCGATAATACCCACCGATTACCAACCTCGCGCAGACCTGATGAAAGGAAAGAACATTCTAGTTACCGGCGCGGGTGATGGTATCGGCCGCGCAGCTGCCATGGCCTATGCCGCACATGGTGCCACCGTGCTACTACTGGGTCGCACCGCAAGCAAGCTTGAGGCCGTATACGATGCAATCGAAGCTTCCGGCGCTCCCAAGCCAGCCATGATCGAAATAGATTTCGCCACCGCTCCGGAACAGAGCTACATCGACCTCGCGACTGAACTCGGGGGTGAGTTCAAGCATCTCGACGGACTACTGCACAACGCGGCATTGCTCGGCGACCGCCGCTCTATACAAAGTGCGGGGTACGCCGACTGGCAGGACGTCATGCAGGTCAATGTGAATGCCCAGTTCATTCTTACGCGCACCTTGCTACCGCTGTTAAACCTTGCAGAAAGCGCATCGTTGATTTTCACTTCATCCTCAGTGGGGCGGGTTGGCAAGGCGTACTGGGGTTCCTATGCCGTCTCTAAATTTGCCACTGAGGGCTTAATGCAAGTACTGGCCGGGGAACTTGAAAATACGTCCAACATCAGGGTGAACAGCCTCAATCCTAGGGCGACCAACACGGCAATGCGCCGGGCCGCGTTCCCAGCGGAAACACCCACCGACAACCCGTCACCGGAAGATATCATGCAGGGTTACCTGTTTCTCATGGGCGACGACAGCGCTGGCATTACCGGCAGGACGTTTGACGTCCGTTAGCGTCCGCCTTTCCGCGCAGCGCCACGACCAGTGCGCTTACCAAACTGACGCTCCATAACGTCACGCTCTCTCGCCGTGGCCCGCTTGATTTTTTTCGTTGGTAAATCGACCAGGCGATACAGTGACTTGATATCGGCTTCGTCCATTTCCTGCCACTGTCCCTGCTTGACTCTTGAAGGTATAAATACATTCCCGTAGCGCACGCGCTTGAGGCGCGACACGGTCAGTCCCTGGGATTCCCATAGACGTCTGACCTCGCGATTACGGCCCTCCATCAACACCACGTAATACCAGCGGTTTATCCCGTCACCTTCACCTTCCTGGATATCGGTAAAACGCGCTACCCCATCGTCCAGCCTCACACCTTCGAGCATACTTTGCAGCATCTCGGGCTTCACATCGCCCATGACACGCACCATGTACTCTCTCTCAACCTGAGAAGAAGGATGCATCAGACCGTTAGCCAGCTCTCCATCGGTGGTAAAGATCAACAAGCCGGACGTATTAAAGTCGAGGCGGCCAACTGAAATCCAACGACCTGGTTTGAGCGGCGGCAGGCGCCGGAACACCGTGGGGCGTCCTTCCGGATCGTCCCGAGAACAGATTTCACCGGTGGGTTTATGGTAGAGAATGCAGCGCACTTCCTCAGCAGCGCCGGTTGCCAAAGGGCGGCCATCGACACTGATACGGTCACGATCTCCGACCCGGTCACCCAATGTGGCCGCCTTGCCGTTCACCGTTATCCTGCGCGCCTCGATCCACCGCTCCATCTCGCGCCGAGAGCCAAAGCCCGCGCGTGCCAGTACTTTCTGCAGTTTTTCACCCGCAACAGGCAACGCCGCTTCGGTCTTCGAAGATCGTGGCGGACTGCCGGACGCATGTCTGGTGGTCTTGTCGGGCATGCCAATCAGGTCTGCGGGCTGGGGTCTAGCGGAACCGCGTCACGGGGCTCTTCGGATTCAGGGCCGGCTGACTCACTGCGCTCGGCTTCGCCATCGCCGCCCTGAACCGCGCGCTGCTCGAGGTCCTCAGCAGCCTCGGCCAGCGTAAGCGATTCGGCCTCCTGGTCTGTTCCTGGATGCTCAGTGCCCCCCACGACGGTCAGACTGGGGCGATCTTCATCACCCTCAGGCGCCTGCAGTTCGCCAAAACCGAGCTCCGCATTCAGTGTGTCCAGATCACGGATTTCGGCGAGGGCGGGCAACTGGTCCAGGCTTTTCAGGTTGAAATAATCCAGGAACTGCTTGGTCGTAGCGTACATAGCGGGGCGACCGGGGACATCCCGGTGACCCACAACGCGTATCCACTCACGCTCATGGAGCGTTTTAATGATATTGGTACTGACCGCTACCCCTCGAATTTCCTCGATTTCACCCCGGGTAATCGGTTGTCGATAGGCCATAAGCGCCAGGGTTTCTAACAGGGCACGGGTATAACGCTGGGGTCGCTCGTGCCAGAGCCGCTGGACCCAGGGTGCAAGAGGCTGACGCACCTGAAAACGAAAACCGCTAGCCACCTCCAGTAATTCAAATCCACGGCCGTCACAACGCTCCGCCACTTCCTTGAGCGCCTCACGAATCTCCGCTTTCTCCGGCTGTTCATGTGTCTCGAACAGATCAGCGAGCTGCGACACCGTCAATGCTTTTCCCGCCGCCAGCAGAGCTCCCTCGAGAATCTGTACCAAGCCTGTTTCCGACATATTACTCCGCCCTTGCCTTGACGTGGATGGGACCGAAACTCTCCGTCTGCACAATTTCCACCAGAGCTTCTTTGATCAATTCCATTAACGCCAGAAACGTCACAACCACCCCGAGCCGACCTTCAGTTACGCTGAATAACGCGACAAAGGGTACAAATTGTTCCCCCGTCAAGCGCTCGAGCACCTCACTCATACGCTCCCGCGTGGACAGCACCTCGCGTGCCACATGATGACTGGCGAACATATCGGCGCGGCGCATAACCTCGCTGAGGGCAAGCAATAACTCACGCATCTCGACCTCGGGATCCGGTCGCGCCCGATTAATCTCTGGCGGCTCCGCACTCGCCACCCAGCTGTCGCGCTCCTGTCGCGGCAGCTCCTCAATCTCCTCGGCAGCTTTCTTGAAACGCTCATACTCCTGCAGACGACGAATCAACTGAGCTCGAGGGTCCTCCTCGTCTTCGTCCACATCGGTGGAGCGTGGCAACAACATCCGCGACTTGATCTCCGCCAGCATCGCAGCCATCAATAGATACTCTGCTGCCAACTCAAACTGCATGGCATCCATGAGATCGACATATTCCATGTACTGATCGGTAATACGAGAAACATCAATATCCAGAATATCGATATTCTGCCGCTTAATAAGGTAAAGAAGCAGGTCCAGCGGACCCTCGAAAGCCTCAAGGATGACGGCAAGGGCCTGCGGTGGTATGTAGAGATCCTTTGGAAGCTCAGTAAGCGCCTGCCCCATCACAATCGCAAAGGGCATTTCCGCCTGCTGGGGCTGAGTTTCGAGGGGTGCGGAAAGATTTTCAGGGGGTGGGGAGGCCCGGTCCGCCTGTTCCTGCGCATCCGCTGCCTGTGCCTCCAGCTCAGCGCCGGGGTTGGTTTCGTTTCCTGACACCGTGATTTCTGCCCCCAACGTTTCTTCAAGTATACCTGAGAATGGCTCGCAATAGTGAGGGGGATCAAAGCAATATTTGCGCTTGGATGCCCTACCGCGTCCTGCAGGGGGTGCTGCCAGCGTCGGGCTGGACACAAAGGCGGGGGTGATTAGGGCCGTTGTCAGCATTGGTTCTTCCGCAAACGCCAGAAATCTATATAATCAACCCCGTGGGCGCCCGTAGCTCAGCTGGATAGAGTAACTGGCTTCGAACCAGTTGGTCGGGAGTTCGAATCTCTCCGGGCGCGCCAATTTAATAAAAAACTCTGGAGATGTGCCGACCATTCGCTCACACCCTTCAGGGCAACGCCCGGTCACGGCACCCGGGTACAACAGGTAACAGTGTGCAGAGCAGCCCTCGAACCCAGGGCCCCGCGACAGGTCGGATTAACTCGAGTAGGCGCGCAAAAAGACGATTACTTTGGTAGCCGAGCGTCGCAAAGAAGGCCACGATCTCATGAAACATTTCACCACGCTTTCGAGATCTGCCGCGCGCGGGCATCTACTCTGTTGGGACCGTGGTCGAGTTCGCGCATTTCACACACGATTATCGCCAATTTGGGCAACATCCAGTAGCGTTATCGACGACATCAATACGGCTTACCCGGGGGTAGCCAAAACATGACCGCTGCGAAAACCATCCTTGGGCTCTCTGCTTACTACCACGACAGTGCCGCCGCCCTCGTGAAAGATGGAGAAATCGTTGCCGCTGCGCAGGAAGAAAGATTCAGCCGTAAAAAGCACGACGCCGGCTTCCCCGGCAGCGCCATCCGTTATTGCCTGGCAGAAGCGGGGCTGAGTCTCGCTGATGTAGACGAAGTGGTTTTCTACGACAAACCGCTGGTCAAGTTCGAGCGACTGCTGGAGACCTATCTGTCTTATGCACCCAACGGACTGCGTTCGTTCATCGCCGCGATGCCTATCTGGCTCAAGGAAAAGCTTTATCTCAAGAGTACGCTGAAAACTGAATTATCGAACCTTGGCGACTTGAAAAAGACTGAACTTCCGGATTTGTTGTTTTCGGAACATCACCAGTCCCATGCTGCGTCGGCATTTTTCCCCAGCCCTTTTGAGAAAGCCGTGGTGCTCTGTCTCGATGGCGTTGGCGAGTGGGCAACTACGACCGCTTGGCTGGGCGAAGGTAAAACACTGAAGCCGCTGTGGGAGCTGGATTTCCCCCATTCACTGGGCCTCTTGTACTCCGCATTCACCTATTACACGGGCTTTAAAGTGAATTCAGGTGAATACAAACTGATGGGACTTGCACCCTATGGCGAACCCACCTACGTCGAGCTGATTCTCGACAACCTGATGGACTTGAAAGAGGACGGCACCTTCAGGCTGGATATGCAGTACTTTAACTACTGTACCGGCCTTACCATGACCAATAAAAAGTTCGACAAGCTTTTTGGCGGACCGGCGCGACAAGCTGAGGGCGAACTGACTCAGCGCGAAATGGACATTGCCGCCTCCATACAGAAAGTCACCGAAGAGGTAGTGCTTCGTTTGGCAAAAACCGCACAGAGGGAAACAGGTTGCCGCAATCTCTGTCTTGCTGGCGGAGTAGCGCTCAACTGTGTATCCAACGGGGAACTGCTGCGAGCCGAAGTATTTGATGAAGTTTGGGTTCAGCCGGCCGCCGGTGATGCTGGGGGCGCACTGGGCGCCGCCCTTGTAGCGTGGCATGAGCGACACGATGGTAACAGGGAAATCAACGGCGCCGACAGCATGAAAGGCTCGTATCTAGGCCCGCGCTATGCGAGTGATGAAATTCGCAAGCAGCTGGACGCAAGTGGAGCGGTCTATCAGGAACTGGATGACTCCGCCTTGTTACCAAAACTGGCAGATATTCTTGCCAGCGAGCATGTCGTGGGATGGTTTCAGGGCCGCATGGAGTTTGGACCACGCGCGCTTGGCGGCCGATCTATTATCGGTGACCCACGCTCCAGCAAAATGCAATCTGTGATGAATCTCAAGATCAAGTACCGGGAATCGTTTCGTCCATTTGCGCCCTCTGTATTGGCTGAAGACGTCAGCGACTATTTTGTGCACGATTGCCCCAGCCCTTACATGCTAATGGTTGCCCCCATTACGGAAGCCATTCGTATACCTATGACGGCAGAACAAGAAAGTCTTTTCGGAATCGAAAAACTGAATGTACCCCGGTCGGCACTCCCGGCTATTACGCATGTCGACTATTCGGCACGGATACAAACCGTGCACGAAAACACCAATCCCCGTTATCACGGTCTTATCTCTTCGTTCAAGGAGAAAACCGGTTGCGGCGTATTGATCAATACCTCATTCAATGTCCGTGGTGAACCTATCGTTTGCACCCCCGAGGATGCCTATCGCTGCTTCATGCGCACAGAAATGGATTACCTCGTCGTCGAAAATTTTTTGATGGAAAAATCCCAGCAACCGGAAATCGAAAAAGACGACAGCTGGATGAACGAGTTTGAGTTGGATTAACAGGAACAGATTCACCATGACAGATCCAATGAGCAACAAAGAATTACGCAAGTTCGGTTTTGTTACCGGGGGCATGCTCATCCTTTTTTTCATGGGCTTGATTCCATGGATCTGGGATGTCAGCGTTCCACTGTGGCCCCTTTATGCCGCGGGAATACTGGCGTCGATGGCTTTGGTATGGCCTGCCTCCCTGGGCCCTGTTTACACGGTCTGGATGAAATTCGCTGAGGCACTGGGCTGGGTAAATACACGAATCATTCTCAGTGTCATCTTCTTCCTCATGTTTTTTCCGATCGGCATGGTTATGCGGCTCTTCAACGACCCCATGCGACGCAAACTGGATGAAACAGCCACTAGCTACCGCGTTGAGTCTCGTTTACCCAAGCCTGAAAATATGGAGAGGCCGTTCTGATGTTTGATCTGCTCAAAGACCTATGGGGTTTCATGAAGGAACGTAAAAAGTTCTGGCTCGCCCCTGTCATCCTCATTCTGCTGCTGTTGGGTGGCCTGCTGGTCCTTGCGCAGGGCTCTGCAGTCGCGCCGTTTATTTATACCTTGTTCTAGGCAGCATGCTCAGACACTGGAGCAAGGCAGGGCACGCTCGCTAGCGTCGCCTCACATAGGCAGACATGGCGCGGTTATCGAGAGCGAGGCAACGGAGTCTGTCCGCCGAACCGCGCGCTGGCGAGTGAATAAGGGCCCTGGGGAGCAATTATCTACAGTGTGAACTGTGCACTCTCGCCCTTTCCTTGCCTCAACACCGTGGGCACTTCATCTGCCAGATCAACCACCGTAGTGGGCTCCATCCCGCAGTAGCCTCCATCGATTACCAGATCTACCTCGTGCTCCAGGGATTGACGAATATCGTAAGGGTCTACAAGCGGATACTCATCACCGGGCATTATCAAAGTCACGCTCATCAGAGGTTCACCGAGGTCTGCCAGCAGTGCCGCCGCTATCGCATTTTCCGGCACACGAATTCCCACAGTCTTACGCTTGGGGTGCATGAGACGCTTGGGCACCTCCGACGTGGCTTTCAATATGAACGTATAGGGGCCAGGCGTGGTTTGACGCAATAGCCGGTACGCCGCATTGTCCACCTTCGCGTAGGTGGCAATTTCTGACAGGTCGCGGCACACCAGCGTAAAGTTGTGCTTATCGTCCAGTTTCCTGATCCGCCGAATCCGATCCAGAGCCATTTTGTCGCCAATATGGCAACCGAGGGCGTAAGCAGAGTCCGTAGGGTATACAACTACGCCTCCCCCGCGCACGATATCCGCCGCCTGACGCACCAGGCGAGTCTGCGGCGTTTCCGAATGAATCTGAAAGAACTGGCTCAAAACATCATTCTCCGGCCCGTCAGGGGTGAGCAGAATCCTTTGTCCTCCAGCGCTCCCAAACCACTGTCAAGTGCTCAAAGGGCGCGGATTCTAAACCCAGAGGCGCACCATAGGCAGCGTCCTGGTGGAAATCACTTCCCACCGATACCTCCAGGTCATAGTGCACTGCCAACGACTGCAGCTGTGCCGCCTGATCTGCGGCCTGACGACCACTGGCAACCTCAATGCCCCGGCCGCCAGCCGTCTTGAAGGCGGCAAGCAAACGACGCAGTTTCATGTGGGTAAAGCGATATTTCAAGGGATGAGCCACTACTGCAACACCGCCGGATTGCGTAATCCAGTCGACGACTTGCGGCAGTTCCGGCCAACACGCCTTCACATCGCCCACTTTGCCGCGCCCCAGGTACCGATCAAATGCTTCACTGAAGTCAGCAACGTGACCCTTTTCCATCATCCAGCGTGCAAAATGCGGTCTGCCCGGCTGACTGCTGCCCGCCAGGGCCAGTGCGCCCTCGAGGGCACCCTCGAAACCCTTGGACGCCAGGCGACGCGCTATTATCCCTGTTCTCTCCTGCCGCGCCTGCGCCATGTGCTTGAGCCCCTCAACCATAAGTGGATGGTCACAATCGATTCCCAGGCCAAGTATATGTATAGTCGCCCCACCCCACTGGCAGGATAACTCCACACCGGGCACGAGGTTCAACCCCGGTACGGGAAGCGAAGCTACCGCAAGAAAACCGGCGACTGTGTCGTGGTCAGTAATGGCAAGCATGGAAATGCCCTCGGCGGCAGCGCGCTCGACGAGAACCGCAGGGTCAAGAGCACCATCAGAAGCCGTAGTGTGGGTATGGAAGTCGATTCGCACAATCTTTACACTGGTCGGGTCAGCCGCAACCCGGCTCCAATCAACAGGTTAATTCGCATAGTAACAGCCGGAGCTGATAAGAATCCATGAAGCAAATAGCTGAGTTTATACCTATCATTTTGTTTTTTATCGTCTACCAGTTGGACGGTGAGAGTATTGCGGTAGCAGGCTGGCATTACCGCTTTGATGGTATATTTTCAGCAACAGCAGCACTAATGGTCGCGACACTCCTGCAAGTCGCGATTACTTACGCTGTGACTCGTAGCTTCGAGAAACGCTTATTGTGGTTGCTGATTGCTGTTTTGGTATTCGGCGGCGCAACACTGGTTTTCCGCAATCAAGCATTTATCCAGTGGAAACCCACCGTATTCAACTGGGTACTGGCGCTGGTGTTTGGTGCGTCACAGTTCATCGGCGACAAGAATCTTATGGAGCGCACGCTCGGGACACAAATCCGCTTGCCGAAAAAGGTATGGACCCAATTGAACGCGCTCTGGATCGGCAATTTTCTGCTGGTCGGTGGCCTCAATCTGTTTGTCGCATACCGCTACAGCGAGCAAGCCTGGGTCAACTATAAATTATATTCTTCATTCGGCTTCATCCTCACATTGACTGTGCTGACTGCGCTGTTAATCAGTCCGCACCTGAAAGAGGAAAACTCGAACGAGCCGGAGCAGGACGAATCGTTATAAGTGGAGATCACCCTAAATGTACTATGTAATAATTTGCGAGGATGTCGAAAACAGCCTGCCGCTGCGTCAGCAGACTCGGGACGCTCACCTCGCCTACCTCCGAGAACTCGTTGATCAGGGCAGACTGAAAGCCGCGGGGCCAAACCCAGCCCTGGACACGGAGGACCCTGGAGACGCGGGCTTCACTGGGAGTCTAATTATCGCCGATTTCGACAGCCTGCAAGCAGCTTCAGCATGGGCAGATGCTGACCCGTATGCCACCGCAGGGGTTTTCCGCAAGGTGACTGTGAAACCCTATAAACTGGTGCTACCGTAATTCAAGATGCCGGTTTACAGGCTTGCCTTGCGGCAGCTAAGATGCCTGACTCGGTGTTGACCATCGCTTTTTTAAACGTTTGAACAGAATAAGGATTTCGCCTTGGCACGCTTCGCCGCCCTACTACTGGCTCTCGTATTTTACTCTGGCGTGAGCCACGCACAGGAAATCCGTTATGTCAGTGACAAGCAGTATGTACCACTGCGCAGCGGCGCGGGCAACGAGTACAGGATTATTCACCGGGGCCTGATATCAGGTACCCGCCTCAGCGTCAGCCGCACCTCCGGCGACGGAGAATGGACAGAAGTCACCAGTGACGCGGGGCTAACCGGGTGGATCCGTTCACAATACCTGATGTCGGAAATGCCCGCCCAGCAGCGATTATCCGTTGCCACGCGCAAGATCGAAAAATCCGGAGAAGAAAGCGCGGACCTGAGTACCCAGCTGAGCATGCTTGAGACCGAGCGAGAGGATCTCGTTGTCAGGCTTGACGCCAGCGAAAATGGCCTGGAGCAGGTCCGCCAGGAATTGCACCAACTGAAGCAGATTTCGGGTAAAGCAGTTCAGCTCGACACCAGCAACCGACGATTGGTCGAAGAAGCCGAGAACCTGCGCTCTGAGGTGGAAATGCTACAGGCTGAAAAACAACGGCTCACCGACAAACTGGATAATGAAGACTTTATGAATGGCACCCTCGCCGTGTTGCTGGGTGTAATTATAGCGCTCGTCGCACCCAGATTAGCGCCAAAACGACGAAAAGCCTCAAGTTGGTAAAGGAGATTAACGTGTTACGCACATTTTTATTGTCATTTTCTATTCTGCTTTCTTCAAGCCTCGGCGCGCAGGAGACTGCACAAGAACAAGCTGTTGCCGAAAACCCGGTCGTCGTACTTCGGACCAGCGAAGGAGACATTACACTGGAACTCTTTGCGGACAAGGCGCCGATTACCGTGGAGAACTTTCTCGACTACGTCGACAGTGGATTCTACGAAGGCACTATTTTCCACCGTGTCATTCCCAATTTCATGATTCAGGGAGGCGGGTTTGACCAAACAATGCAGAAAAAATCCACCAATCCGCCAATTAAAAATGAATCTAAAAATCGGATGCACAACACCCGGGGCACCATCGCCATGGCCCGGACCAACGACCCGGACTCAGCAACCGCGCAGTTCTTCATCAATCACCGCTCCAATCTGCAGCTCGACTGGGCTCCGGGACGAGAGGGTTACGCTGTATTCGGCGAAGTAATCGATGGCATGGACGTAGTGGATTACATCGCAGCCATTGAGACGGCCAGAAAGGGCTCTATGGGCGACGTGCCTACCGAAACGATCATGATCGAAAGTGTCGAACGACAGAACCTCTGATGATCGCACTGAGCGTTAATCTCAATAAAATTGCCCTCATTCGCAACTCCCGGGACACAACCAACCCCGATATACCCCAGCACGCGCAGCTGTGTATCGATGCGGGAGCAAACGGTATAACAGTGCACCCAAGGCCCGATCAGCGTCATGTCCGCGCCAGTGACTGCCGCGATCTTGCCAACATCCTCAAGGTCGAATTCAATATCGAGGGTAATCCCTTCAGCGCTCCCCGCAAAAGCGAACGTCCGGGTGTCGGCGACTATCCGGGTTTTATGGCCCTGGTGCGGGAAATCCGTCCAACCCAGTGCACCCTGGTGCCCGATGGGGACGGACAACTGACGTCAGACCACGGCTTCGATCTGAAAAAGGAGGGGGATCGCATCGCCCCACTGGTCACCGAGCTAAAATCTTTGGGCATACGAACCAGCCTGTTCATGGACCCTGACCCAGAACAAATTCGACTGGCCGCGCAGGTTGGAACAGACCGCATCGAGTTATATACCGAAACCTACGCCCGCGCCGTCCGCGAGCAGCGCGATATCGACGCCGTCTTTGAACAATTCGTTACGGCTGCAAGAGTCGCAGTTGACGCAGGTCTTGGCCTGAATGCGGGTCATGATCTGGACCTCATCAACCTGCCGCAATTTGTCACCATTGCCGGCCTGCAAGAAGTCTCTATCGGTCACGCCCTGACGGTGGACGCATTGCGCATGGGTCTGCCGGATACCATTCAGGCTTACCAGCGGGTGCTTGGTAACACATAGTGGATAAGCGCCTGCAGCAACTTCTGGACAAACAGGACATCACCGATCTTATCCACGCTTATTGCAATGCGGCAGATCGACACGATCATAAAAAGTTACGAGCGCTTTATCACGAGGACGCGACCGACGATCACGGTTCTTTTTTTTCGGGAGCGGCGATGGCCTTCATAGACCAAATGCCCGACATTCAGGCCCCTATGAAGATCCTGCATCACAATGTCACAACGATTAACATTGCAGTGGATGGCGACTACGCTGAGGGCGAGGTCTATGTGCTGGCCTTCCATCAGGTTCAAGTCGACGCTGGAACAGCCGACCTACTGATCGGAGGGCGCTATTTGGACCGCTATGAGAAGCGGAAAGATCAATGGAAATTCAGTCATCGGACGATTGTCACAGACTGGGCACGCCATGTATCTCCATCAGAAGTCAGCCTGGACCACCCCATGGTAGCGGGCTCACACATAGGCCAACCTGGCCCAAACGACCCGTCATACGGCTTTTTTCGTCTATTGCAGCGAGGCATTCACTAGGTATCAAGCCGTGCCAATTGCGCAACCGCAAGCAATCAAGTGATAATACGAGGCATAACTCATACTATCCCTTCCAGCGGAGGGGGCGAGCAGCATGAACACGACATCGCGAAAAATTCAGCTCATGGACACCACACTGCGGGACGGAGAACAGACCCAGGGCGTGTCCTATGCGCCCGAAGAAAAGGTCAATCTCGCCAAGGCCTTGCTACAACAACTGCGGGTTGATCGTATCGAGGTCGCCTCCGCCAGGGTCTCCCAAGGGGAAATGGAGGCGGTAGCCAGCATGAACCAGTGGGCTCAGGCGCATGATCTCAGTGATCGTATCGAGGTCTTGGGGTTCGTCGATCACACCCTCAGCGTCGATTGGATTCTGCAGACTGGCGGGCAGGTTATCAACCTCTTAACCAAGGGCAGCGAAAAGCATTGTCGTGAACAACTCGGCAAAACGCTCGACCAACACCTGAGCGAGATACTGCGTACGG from the Candidatus Marimicrobium litorale genome contains:
- a CDS encoding HAD family hydrolase, yielding MNHDNKRFTGTLKAVLFDLDGTLVDTADEFVPVVQTLRAEHGQGPMEPGRIRSSVSNGARALVSLGLGITEDTPGFEEKRLRLLELYSEVVGTLASPYPGIDALLHALQARGIGWGISTNKPRPYTEPLLEKLNIQPAPGSVVCPEDVTHRKPHPESLYKNCKDLQCAPHEAIYIGDHRRDIEAGKRAGMFTIAAAYGYIEPGDNAADWGADAQANSSAALAEMILGKQ
- a CDS encoding YciK family oxidoreductase, which gives rise to MDVSIIPTDYQPRADLMKGKNILVTGAGDGIGRAAAMAYAAHGATVLLLGRTASKLEAVYDAIEASGAPKPAMIEIDFATAPEQSYIDLATELGGEFKHLDGLLHNAALLGDRRSIQSAGYADWQDVMQVNVNAQFILTRTLLPLLNLAESASLIFTSSSVGRVGKAYWGSYAVSKFATEGLMQVLAGELENTSNIRVNSLNPRATNTAMRRAAFPAETPTDNPSPEDIMQGYLFLMGDDSAGITGRTFDVR
- the rluB gene encoding 23S rRNA pseudouridine(2605) synthase RluB — encoded protein: MPDKTTRHASGSPPRSSKTEAALPVAGEKLQKVLARAGFGSRREMERWIEARRITVNGKAATLGDRVGDRDRISVDGRPLATGAAEEVRCILYHKPTGEICSRDDPEGRPTVFRRLPPLKPGRWISVGRLDFNTSGLLIFTTDGELANGLMHPSSQVEREYMVRVMGDVKPEMLQSMLEGVRLDDGVARFTDIQEGEGDGINRWYYVVLMEGRNREVRRLWESQGLTVSRLKRVRYGNVFIPSRVKQGQWQEMDEADIKSLYRLVDLPTKKIKRATARERDVMERQFGKRTGRGAARKGGR
- the scpB gene encoding SMC-Scp complex subunit ScpB, with amino-acid sequence MSETGLVQILEGALLAAGKALTVSQLADLFETHEQPEKAEIREALKEVAERCDGRGFELLEVASGFRFQVRQPLAPWVQRLWHERPQRYTRALLETLALMAYRQPITRGEIEEIRGVAVSTNIIKTLHEREWIRVVGHRDVPGRPAMYATTKQFLDYFNLKSLDQLPALAEIRDLDTLNAELGFGELQAPEGDEDRPSLTVVGGTEHPGTDQEAESLTLAEAAEDLEQRAVQGGDGEAERSESAGPESEEPRDAVPLDPSPQT
- a CDS encoding segregation and condensation protein A, which produces MSGNETNPGAELEAQAADAQEQADRASPPPENLSAPLETQPQQAEMPFAIVMGQALTELPKDLYIPPQALAVILEAFEGPLDLLLYLIKRQNIDILDIDVSRITDQYMEYVDLMDAMQFELAAEYLLMAAMLAEIKSRMLLPRSTDVDEDEEDPRAQLIRRLQEYERFKKAAEEIEELPRQERDSWVASAEPPEINRARPDPEVEMRELLLALSEVMRRADMFASHHVAREVLSTRERMSEVLERLTGEQFVPFVALFSVTEGRLGVVVTFLALMELIKEALVEIVQTESFGPIHVKARAE
- a CDS encoding carbamoyltransferase family protein yields the protein MTAAKTILGLSAYYHDSAAALVKDGEIVAAAQEERFSRKKHDAGFPGSAIRYCLAEAGLSLADVDEVVFYDKPLVKFERLLETYLSYAPNGLRSFIAAMPIWLKEKLYLKSTLKTELSNLGDLKKTELPDLLFSEHHQSHAASAFFPSPFEKAVVLCLDGVGEWATTTAWLGEGKTLKPLWELDFPHSLGLLYSAFTYYTGFKVNSGEYKLMGLAPYGEPTYVELILDNLMDLKEDGTFRLDMQYFNYCTGLTMTNKKFDKLFGGPARQAEGELTQREMDIAASIQKVTEEVVLRLAKTAQRETGCRNLCLAGGVALNCVSNGELLRAEVFDEVWVQPAAGDAGGALGAALVAWHERHDGNREINGADSMKGSYLGPRYASDEIRKQLDASGAVYQELDDSALLPKLADILASEHVVGWFQGRMEFGPRALGGRSIIGDPRSSKMQSVMNLKIKYRESFRPFAPSVLAEDVSDYFVHDCPSPYMLMVAPITEAIRIPMTAEQESLFGIEKLNVPRSALPAITHVDYSARIQTVHENTNPRYHGLISSFKEKTGCGVLINTSFNVRGEPIVCTPEDAYRCFMRTEMDYLVVENFLMEKSQQPEIEKDDSWMNEFELD
- a CDS encoding SxtJ family membrane protein: MTDPMSNKELRKFGFVTGGMLILFFMGLIPWIWDVSVPLWPLYAAGILASMALVWPASLGPVYTVWMKFAEALGWVNTRIILSVIFFLMFFPIGMVMRLFNDPMRRKLDETATSYRVESRLPKPENMERPF
- a CDS encoding DUF5989 family protein, giving the protein MFDLLKDLWGFMKERKKFWLAPVILILLLLGGLLVLAQGSAVAPFIYTLF
- a CDS encoding L-threonylcarbamoyladenylate synthase; translation: MSQFFQIHSETPQTRLVRQAADIVRGGGVVVYPTDSAYALGCHIGDKMALDRIRRIRKLDDKHNFTLVCRDLSEIATYAKVDNAAYRLLRQTTPGPYTFILKATSEVPKRLMHPKRKTVGIRVPENAIAAALLADLGEPLMSVTLIMPGDEYPLVDPYDIRQSLEHEVDLVIDGGYCGMEPTTVVDLADEVPTVLRQGKGESAQFTL